One window of the Colletotrichum destructivum chromosome 6, complete sequence genome contains the following:
- a CDS encoding Putative periodic tryptophan protein — MSMITTSTWVPRGFAAPFPSKYTFDESEYERIAELAKLQLDDAEDDLKEAQDAEDGVAASATDGAEESKTEKVNLDDEDLKEYDLEHYDDSDEDDEEKVGQGEGMAMFGNIKSLAYYESNKEDPYITLHGNGGPDDDEDEDREDLQILATDNLLLAAKVEDEMAHLEVYVYEDSADNLYVHHDIMLPAIPLCVEWLDIPVQKAGVDQDSRANFVAIGTMDPDIEVWDLDTIDSLYPNAILGQAGEGAADKKKKKKKARKANDEYHVDAVLALAANRKHRNLLASASADKTVKLWDLHTAKCAKSYSYHTDKVCSLAWHSIESTVLLSGSYDRTVVAADMRAPEAKAPRWGVESDVENIRWDPHDPNYFYVSTENGIIHFHDVRNAPATPEATKAVWTLQAHDESVSSFDINPVVPGFMATGSTDKTVKLWNIQASGPSMVVSRNLDVGKVFSTQFAPDPEVAFRLAVAGSRGTMHVWDTSTNAGVRHAFAERVPQKPEGVEEDRLVGVLDDDSSSSEDEDEGEDGEKDGDDSMDED; from the exons ATGTCCATGATCACTACCTCCACTTGGGTGCCCCGGGGCTTCGCGGCGCCCTTCCCCTCAAAATACACATTTGACGAGAGCGAGTACGAGCGCATagccgagctcgccaagctgcagctggacgatgccgaggatgacTTGAAGGAAGCGCAGGATGCAGAAGACGGTGTTGCGGCCAGTGCTACAGACGGCGCAGAGGAGTCGAAGACGGAAAA GGTtaacctcgacgacgaggacctgaAGGAATACGATCTAGAGCACtacgacgacagcgacgaggacgacgaggaaaaggTTGGTCAAGGCGAGGGCATGGCCATGTTCGGCAACATCAAGTCACTGGCCTACTATGAATCGAACAAGGAAGACCCGTACATCACGCTCCACGGCAACGGCGGGccggacgacgatgaagacgaggaccGCGAGGACCTGCAGATCCTCGCAACCGACAACCTCCTTCTTGCAGcaaaggtcgaggacgagatggcTCACCTTGAGGTCTACGTCTACGAGGACTCGGCCGACAATCTCTACGTCCACCACGATATCATGCTCCCCGCGATACCACTCTGCGTCGAGTGGCTCGATATCCCCGTGCAGAAGGCCGGCGTTGACCAGGACTCGAGGGCCAACTTTGTCGCCATCGGCACCATGGACCCGGACATTGAGGTCTGGGACCTCGATACCATTGACAGCCTGTACCCCAACGCCATTCTGGGCCAAGCCGGCGAGGGGGCCgcggacaagaagaagaaaaagaagaaggccaggAAGGCCAACGATGAGTaccacgtcgacgccgtccttgcCCTCGCGGCCAACAGGAAACACAGGAACCTCCTGGCCTCTGCCTCCGCCGACAAGACGGTCAAGCTTTGGGATCTTCACACGGCCAAGTGCGCCAAGTCGTACTCCTACCACACGGACAAGGTGTGCTCTCTCGCGTGGCACTCGATTGAATCGACTGTGCTGCTGAGCGGCAGTTACGACAGGActgtcgtcgccgcggaCATGAGAGCCCCTGAGGCCAAGGCGCCCAGATGGGGCGTCGAGAGCGACGTCGAGAACATCCGGTGGGACCCCCATGACCCCAATTACTTCTACGTGTCCACGGAGAACGGAATCATACACTTCCATGACGTCCGCAACGCGCCGGCGACACCCGAGGCGACCAAAGCCGTCTGGACGCTGCAGGCGCACGACGAgtccgtctcctccttcgACATCAACCCCGTCGTACCCGGCTTCATGGCCACTGGTTCGACCGACAAGACCGTTAAACTGTGGAACATTCAGGCCAGCGGCCCGTCCATGGTCGTTTCCCGCAACTTGGACGTCGGCAAGGTCTTCTCGACGCAGTTCGCACCCGATCCCGAGGTCGCATTCAGactcgccgttgccggcaGCCGTGGCACCATGCATGTTTGGGATACCAGCACCAACGCCGGCGTTCGACACGCGTTTGCCGAGCGCGTCCCGCAGAAGCCggaaggcgtcgaggaggaccgTCTCGTCGGCGTTTTGGATGACGACAGCAGCTccagcgaggacgaggacgagggcgaggacggcgagaaggacggAGACGACTCGATGGACGAGGACTAA
- a CDS encoding Putative helicase, P-loop containing nucleoside triphosphate hydrolase, whose translation MYDNRDGSGPSFKRRRIDGGRFQDSGRSTPRDSRAAETPARDVPEPTDEDSNALDRDWYLGDEFGGHTFGDDSHNPFVAYASWEAEKQEAVKAEKMSSRFDARKEQRQRENDAWETNRMLVSGVAQRRDMGADFDDEEATRVHLLVHDLRPPFLDGRTIFTKQLEPVPAVRDYQSDMAVFSRKGSKVVKEARQQRERQRQAQEATNIAGTALGNIMGVKEDDGDSALPVASENDTKKKNGDEPAENGNSNKFSDHMKKDEGGGSDFSRSKTLREQRQYLPAFAVREDLMRVIRENQVIIVVGETGSGKTTQLTQFLYEDGFGKSGMIGCTQPRRVAAMSVAKRVSEEMEVKLGSTVGYAIRFEDCTSKETVIKYMTDGVLLRESLNEPDLDRYSCVIMDEAHERALNTDILMGLFKKILQRRRDLKLIVTSATMNAKRFSDFYGGAPEFIIPGRTFPVDVMFHRSPVEDYVDQAVQQVLAIHVSMDQGDILVFMTGQEDIEVTCELIQRRLDALNDPPKLSILPIYSQMPADLQSKIFDRAAPGVRKCIVATNIAETSLTVDGIKYVVDAGYSKMKVYNPKMGMDTLQITPISQANASQRSGRAGRTGPGKAFRLFTEKAFKEELYMQTIPEIQRTNLSNTVLMLKSLGVKDLLDFDFMDPPPQDTITTSMFDLWALGALDNLGELTPLGRKMSAFPMDPSLSKLLITAEEYGCSEEMITIVSMLSVPNVFYRPKERQDEADAQREKFWVHESDHLTYLQVYSAWKSNGCSDGWCIKHFLHPKSLRRAKEIRDQLLDIMKMQKMEMLSCGMDWDVIRKCICSGYYHQAAKYKGSGEYINLRTNLGVQLHPTSALYAGHPPDYVVYHELILTSKVYVSTVTAVDPHWLADLGGVFYSVKEKGYSVRDKRITETEFNRKMEIEAEMAEDKKREEDRLEAEKERSARKKNGLVTAAGGKKIVTHGAVRKPVIKRRGRGV comes from the coding sequence ATGTACGACAACCGAGATGGATCAGGCCCCAGCTTCAAGCGCCGGAGGATAGATGGAGGGAGATTTCAAGACTCGGGCCGCTCGACACCCCGCGACTCTCGCGCCGCCGAAACGCCAGCCAGAGACGTCCCGGAACCGACTGACGAAGACTCGAATGCACTGGATCGCGACTGGTACCTGGGCGACGAGTTCGGCGGTCATACATTTGGCGATGACTCGCACAATCCCTTTGTGGCGTATGCATCAtgggaggccgagaagcaggaggcTGTCAAGGCGGAAAAGATGTCGAGTCGATTCGACGCGCGGAAGGAGCAGCGGCAGAGAGAGAACGACGCGTGGGAGACGAATCGAATGCTAGTCTCCGGTGTGGCGCAGAGGAGGGACATGGGCGCCGAtttcgacgacgaagaggccaCACGAGTTCATCTTTTGGTACACGACTTGCGGCCGCCTTTTCTTGATGGACGAACCATCTTCACGAAACAGCTGGAACCCGTGCCTGCTGTTCGTGACTACCAGAGCGACATGGCTGTGTTTAGTAGGAAGGGCAGCAAGGTGGTGAAGGAGGCGCGTCAGCAGAGGGAACGCCAACGACAAGCACAGGAGGCCACGAACATCGCCGGCACAGCCTTAGGAAACATCATGGGCGTgaaagaagacgacgggGACAGCGCACTGCCAGTCGCTTCGGAGAACGAcacaaagaagaaaaatggGGACGAGCCGGCGGAGAAtggcaacagcaacaaaTTCAGCGATCATATGAAAAAAGACGAAGGTGGCGGTAGCGATTTCAGTCGAAGCAAGACGCTGCGCGAGCAAAGGCAGTATCTTCCTGCATTTGCAGTCCGTGAGGATCTGATGCGTGTCATCCGGGAGAACCAGGTCATTATCGTAGTCGGCGAGACAGGGTCCGGCAAGACGACTCAGTTGACGCAGTTTCTCTACGAGGACGGGTTTGGAAAGTCGGGCATGATTGGGTGCACGCAGCCGAGACGTGTGGCCGCGATGAGTGTCGCTAAGCGTGTCTCTGAGGAGATGGAAGTCAAGCTCGGCAGCACGGTCGGCTATGCAATTCGTTTCGAGGATTGTACCAGCAAGGAGACTGTCATCAAGTACATGACCGACGGTGTACTTCTGAGAGAGTCGCTGAACGAGCCCGATCTCGACAGGTACTCTTGCGTCATCATGGACGAGGCGCACGAACGTGCCTTGAACACGGATATCCTGATGGGATTGTTCAAGAAGATCCTTCAGAGACGGCGGGATCTGAAGCTTATCGTCACATCTGCGACCATGAACGCAAAGCGGTTTTCGGACTTTTACGGCGGAGCCCCTGAGTTCATCATCCCGGGTCGAACCTTTCCAGTCGACGTCATGTTTCACAGGTCGCCGGTCGAGGATTATGTGGACCAGGCCGTTCAACAGGTCCTGGCCATTCACGTATCCATGGATCAGGGCGACATCCTGGTATTCATGACCGGACAAGAAGATATTGAAGTCACCTGCGAGCTGATCCAACGGCGGCTTGACGCCCTGAATGACCCCCCGAAGCTGAGCATCTTGCCCATTTACAGTCAGATGCCTGCAGATTTACAGTCCAAGATTTTCGACAGAGCAGCGCCAGGGGTGCGCAAGTGCATCGTCGCCACGAACATCGCTGAGACGAGTTTGACTGTTGACGGTATCAAGTACGTGGTGGACGCCGGTTACAGCAAGATGAAGGTGTACAATCCCAAGATGGGCATGGATACCCTCCAGATCACCCCCATTTCGCAGGCAAACGCATCACAGCGATCCGGGCGTGCCGGCAGAACGGGACCTGGTAAAGCCTTTCGTCTTTTCACTGAAAAGGCGTTCAAGGAAGAGTTGTACATGCAGACAATTCCGGAAATCCAGCGGACGAATCTTAGCAACACAGTACTTATGCTCAAGTCTCTGGGCGTCAAAGACTTGCTGGACTTTGATTTCATGGATCCGCCTCCGCAAGACACTATCACGACGTCCATGTTCGACCTGTGGGCTCTGGGTGCTCTGGACAATCTGGGCGAGCTGACCCCGCTTGGCCGAAAGATGAGCGCGTTCCCGATGGACCCGTCGCTGTCAAAGCTTCTCATCACAGCCGAGGAATACGGCTGCAGCGAGGAGATGATCACCATTGTATCTATGCTCTCCGTTCCCAACGTCTTCTACAGACCCAAAGAACGCCAGGATGAAGCAGACGCCCAGCGCGAAAAGTTCTGGGTACACGAGTCGGACCACCTGACGTATTTGCAGGTGTACTCCGCATGGAAGTCGAACGGGTGCTCCGACGGCTGGTGCATCAAACACTTCCTCCATCCCAAGTCGCTCCGCCGAGCCAAGGAGATCCGCGATCAACTGCTCGACATCATGAAGATGCAGAAAATGGAGATGCTTAGCTGCGGCATGGATTGGGACGTCATCCGCAAGTGCATCTGCAGCGGTTACTACCACCAGGCGGCCAAGTACAAGGGTTCGGGCGAGTACATCAACCTCCGCACCAACCTCGGCGTACAGCTGCACCCGACGTCTGCGCTGTACGCAGGCCACCCGCCCGACTACGTCGTCTACCACGAGCTCATCCTGACTTCGAAGGTGTACGTCTCGACCGTCACCGCTGTGGACCCACACTGGCTGGCCGATCTGGGTGGTGTGTTCTACTCggtcaaggagaaggggtACTCGGTGCGGGACAAGCGGATTACCGAGACAGAGTTCAACCGCAAGATGGAGAtcgaggcggagatggccgaggacaagaagagagaagaggacaggctggaggccgagaaggagaggtctgcgaggaagaagaacgggctcgtgacggcggccggcgggaAGAAGATTGTCACGCATGGGGCCGTGAGAAAGCCCGTCATCAAGCGAAGGGGCCGAGGCGTTTAG
- a CDS encoding Putative myc-type, basic helix-loop-helix (bHLH) domain-containing protein encodes MPRPTLPPTPASSTDIKGQDGSKNLNSLQLSFELPPPALVQDASRISPKDMRTSPYPVQPSETVKSRRRSSAAQKAASNESFALPPPPTRSRKIIQMKPRTTQEEPEEAPATASGAKSGTAGLGKAVAAPAGASATAAQGKKKQPSATSVAGRKIARKTAHSLIERRRRSKMNEEFAVLKGMIPACTGEMHKLAILQASIEYVRYLEDCVAKLKAQREASEARSPVESGLQTPSGRSEAWSSIPQFIPRFQEDPNDDVEMTGSEASSPTFPPIQQQQQQQQQQQQQQQQQQQQQQQQQQRPSVSPALLPQDTNSRHRHDSYSSVSTDHARNYSYSTSTTASPAFGPQTYVGYGHGGGVGSALTSPALAPLRDLDQEATAALLMLNSDRRGTVGDTSAGANGGAVRSAGRGMSVRDLLST; translated from the exons ATGCCGCGTCCCACACTACCGCCcacgccggcgtcctcgacggacATAAAGGGCCAAGACGGCTCCAAGAACCTCAACTCACTACAGCTCTCCTTCGAATTGCCACCGCCCGCTCTTGTTCAAGACGCCTCGAGAATATCCCCCAAAGACATGCGGACGTCGCCGTACCCCGTACAGCCCAGCGAGACGGTCAAGTCCCGCCGGCGCTCGTCGGCAGCCCAAAAGGCCGCTTCGAATGAGAGCTTCGCGCTACCACCCCCTCCGACACGGTCTCGCAAAATCATCCAAATGAAGCCCAGAACGACGCAAGAGGAACCTGAGGAGGCCCCGGCTACCGCTAGCGGTGCCAAGTCGGGGACTGCGGGTCTGGGAAAGGCCGTTGCGGCGCCGGCTGGGGCCTCCGCTACGGCGGCTCAGGGCAAGAAAAAGCAGCCTTCCGCAACGAGCGTGGCGGGTCGCAAGATTGCTAGGAAGACGGCGCACAGTCTCATTGAGCGGCGCCGCAGGTCAAAGATGAATGAGGAGTTCGCCGTGCTGAAGGGCATGATCCCGGCTTGTACGGGGGAAATGCACAAGCTAGCCATTCTTCAG GCATCAATCGAATACGTGAGATACCTCGAAGACTGcgtcgccaagctcaaggcccAACGGGAAGCGTCCGAGGCCCGCTCACCCGTCGAGTCTGGTTTGCAGACCCCTTCGGGCCGCAGCGAGGCATGGAGTTCCATCCCGCAATTTATCCCTAGATTTCAGGAAGACCCTAATGATGATGTCGAGATGACCGGCTCGGAggcttcgtcgccgacgttCCCGCccatccagcagcagcagcagcagcagcaacagcagcagcagcagcagcagcaacagcagcagcagcagcagcagcaacagcagcggccgTCCGTGTCGCCGGCACTCCTGCCGCAGGACACCAACTCAAGGCACCGCCACGACTCATACTCCTCAGTATCGACGGACCACGCACGAAATTACAGCTATAgcacgtcgacgaccgcGTCGCCTGCGTTCGGGCCGCAGACGTACGTCGGGTACGGGcacggtggcggcgttgggTCGGCACTTACAAGTCCCGCGTTGGCACCGTTGAGGGATCTGGATCAGGAGGCGACGGCCGCACTGTTGATGCTGAATAGCGACCGCAGGGGGACCGTCGGAGATACGAGTGCAGGTGCAAATGGTGGCGCTGTGAGGAGCGCTGGAAGGGGGATGTCGGTGAGGGATTTGCTGAGCACGTAA